A region from the Pseudomonas sp. P8_229 genome encodes:
- a CDS encoding DUF1254 domain-containing protein, translating to MHIALRAAGFSLMTLFASCGVGAQDLDTRIGKIAMDGELPAHDSIARLYAELDFQQATQSYLWALPLVSYAQWQEEFRDKLGARSGDLMVLNSYEDKLGVITANATTPYILGFVDLSETGPLVIELPPGPTAGGIGDFWQRAIIDMGQTGPDKGQGGKYLVLPPGAEPPADAGQYYLAKSETMNVLVGFRVLDPDPAKGKALVEQFKMYPYAQRSAPGKTRLLSPQGKPWSGTQPRGIAYWQRLHQIIQKEPVNERDRFYMAMLASLGIEKDKPFNPNTQQRKALEEGVQVGELIAKANTFAKRFPDAQYWPDRHWDRVLNIAEPSQRVTYYDQLWERSAWFYEAVTNTKGMISRTPGLGQTYLGAYSDAKGDWLDGGKSYRLHVGANPPAKQFWSMTVYDIDSRCLIDNPQRKADLSSRQDLKKNADGSVDLYFGPTAPKGFENNWVQTLPGKHWFSYFRLYAPTEAYFDKSWKLDDITLAP from the coding sequence ATGCACATTGCACTGCGCGCCGCCGGTTTCAGCCTCATGACATTGTTCGCCAGTTGCGGCGTCGGTGCGCAGGACCTGGATACCCGCATTGGCAAGATCGCCATGGACGGCGAGTTACCGGCCCATGATTCGATTGCCAGGCTGTACGCCGAACTGGATTTCCAGCAGGCCACCCAGAGTTATCTGTGGGCCTTGCCGCTGGTGTCTTACGCCCAGTGGCAGGAAGAGTTTCGCGACAAGCTGGGTGCGCGCAGCGGCGACCTGATGGTCCTCAACAGCTACGAAGACAAGCTCGGCGTGATCACCGCCAACGCCACCACCCCCTACATTCTGGGCTTCGTCGACCTGAGTGAAACCGGGCCACTGGTGATCGAGTTGCCGCCAGGCCCCACTGCCGGCGGTATCGGCGATTTCTGGCAGCGGGCAATTATCGACATGGGCCAGACCGGTCCCGACAAGGGCCAGGGCGGCAAATATCTGGTGCTGCCTCCCGGCGCCGAGCCACCAGCGGATGCCGGCCAGTATTACCTGGCCAAATCGGAAACCATGAACGTGCTGGTGGGGTTTCGCGTACTCGATCCGGACCCGGCCAAAGGCAAGGCGCTGGTCGAGCAGTTCAAGATGTACCCGTACGCCCAACGCAGCGCCCCTGGCAAAACCCGCCTGCTTTCACCGCAAGGCAAACCGTGGTCCGGCACGCAGCCCCGAGGCATTGCCTATTGGCAGCGCCTGCACCAGATCATCCAGAAAGAACCGGTCAACGAACGTGACCGCTTCTACATGGCGATGCTTGCCAGCCTCGGCATCGAGAAGGACAAACCGTTTAATCCCAATACCCAGCAACGCAAGGCATTGGAAGAAGGGGTGCAGGTCGGCGAATTGATCGCCAAGGCCAACACCTTCGCCAAACGTTTTCCCGACGCCCAGTACTGGCCCGACCGGCATTGGGACAGGGTGCTGAACATCGCCGAGCCGTCGCAACGCGTGACGTATTACGACCAGTTGTGGGAACGCAGCGCGTGGTTCTACGAGGCGGTCACCAACACCAAAGGCATGATTTCCCGGACGCCCGGGCTGGGCCAGACCTACCTCGGCGCCTACTCCGACGCCAAAGGTGACTGGCTCGACGGCGGCAAGAGTTATCGCCTGCACGTCGGCGCCAACCCGCCGGCCAAGCAGTTCTGGTCGATGACCGTGTACGACATCGACAGCCGCTGTCTGATCGACAACCCGCAGCGCAAGGCTGACCTGTCTTCGCGTCAGGACTTGAAGAAAAACGCCGACGGTTCGGTGGACCTGTACTTCGGCCCTACCGCGCCCAAAGGGTTCGAGAACAACTGGGTGCAAACCCTGCCGGGCAAACACTGGTTCAGTTATTTCCGTCTGTACGCGCCGACCGAAGCGTATTTCGACAAAAGCTGGAAACTCGACGACATCACGCTCGCGCCATAA
- a CDS encoding transporter: MVKPYVVRPLLALCMIGSPLLYAAEGGVGRPITGQQVFSNAGIVPPEPGWVVSVTSIWYDGSLKGNRGAPISGEISAGIDMKVSYTMTNLTHIWDTGKGPWNFASAIGIPLQYTDVDAAITGPRGRTLGTSDSGTQFADALVTPIAAGYHFDELNHIAFSLPIYVPTGAYNENRLANPGQNNYTFMPTVAFTHLDGKGGEFTLSSGLEFYTENTTTDYRNGNIFTLDALWTHGFGSGWSAGLAAGYIQQVTDDKGQTADALNGFRGRSVGAGPVIGWAGKFADAQANISARWVPEFDTKNRPEGNGFAVNMTLAFF; encoded by the coding sequence ATGGTCAAGCCTTACGTTGTGCGTCCTCTGTTGGCGCTGTGCATGATCGGCAGTCCGCTGCTGTACGCCGCCGAGGGTGGTGTGGGTCGACCGATCACCGGTCAACAGGTGTTTTCCAATGCCGGGATCGTACCGCCGGAACCCGGCTGGGTCGTCTCGGTGACCAGCATCTGGTACGACGGCTCGCTCAAGGGCAATCGTGGTGCACCGATTTCCGGTGAAATCAGTGCCGGGATCGACATGAAAGTCTCCTACACCATGACCAACCTGACCCACATCTGGGACACCGGCAAAGGCCCGTGGAACTTTGCCTCGGCGATCGGCATTCCGTTGCAATACACCGACGTTGACGCGGCCATCACCGGCCCGCGAGGACGGACCCTCGGCACCAGCGATTCCGGCACTCAGTTTGCCGACGCGCTGGTGACGCCGATTGCCGCCGGTTACCACTTCGATGAACTGAATCACATCGCGTTCTCCCTGCCGATCTACGTGCCGACCGGTGCCTATAACGAGAACCGTCTGGCCAACCCGGGCCAGAACAACTACACGTTCATGCCGACCGTGGCCTTCACCCATCTGGATGGCAAGGGTGGCGAGTTCACCCTGTCCAGTGGTCTGGAGTTCTATACCGAAAACACCACCACGGATTATCGCAACGGCAACATCTTCACCCTCGATGCGCTGTGGACCCACGGTTTTGGCAGTGGTTGGAGCGCAGGTCTCGCGGCCGGTTATATCCAGCAGGTCACCGACGACAAGGGCCAGACCGCCGACGCACTGAATGGCTTCCGTGGCCGCTCGGTCGGTGCCGGCCCGGTGATCGGCTGGGCCGGCAAGTTCGCCGACGCCCAGGCCAACATCAGCGCACGCTGGGTACCGGAGTTCGATACCAAGAATCGCCCTGAAGGCAATGGCTTCGCCGTCAACATGACCCTGGCATTCTTCTAG
- a CDS encoding MoxR family ATPase: MTALTDLNALQASIAEAVLGQDQVIRQILLGLLANGHLLLESLPGLAKTRTVKALAKHLDAKMSRIQFTPDLLPSDITGAEVLHQVEGKHEIRFQPGPLFGNLILADEINRAPAKVQAALLEAMEERQITVAGNSHALPELFIVVATQNPIEQEGTYPLPEAQMDRFLMKVLLDYPSAANESQVLRLLRNEEFSQGANTAPAKGFSLAQEVIFAARKEVSAVHVSPAIDTYLIDLINATRHPTDYDEDLARWIAIGASPRGGIGLDRCARADAWLQGQDFVSPDNVRAVVHPVLRHRLQLSYDAVADGVTADQVLDRILDKVAIPA; the protein is encoded by the coding sequence ATGACTGCACTCACCGACCTCAACGCCCTGCAAGCCAGCATCGCCGAAGCGGTACTCGGCCAGGATCAAGTCATTCGGCAGATCCTTCTCGGTCTGTTGGCCAACGGGCACTTGCTGCTGGAGAGTCTGCCGGGACTGGCCAAGACCCGCACGGTCAAGGCGCTGGCCAAGCACCTGGATGCGAAAATGAGCCGGATCCAGTTCACTCCCGACCTGCTGCCCTCGGACATCACCGGCGCCGAGGTGCTGCATCAGGTCGAGGGCAAACACGAGATCCGCTTCCAGCCCGGCCCCTTGTTCGGCAACCTGATCCTCGCCGACGAGATCAATCGCGCGCCGGCCAAAGTCCAGGCAGCGCTGCTCGAAGCCATGGAGGAACGGCAGATCACTGTGGCCGGCAACAGCCATGCGCTGCCGGAGCTGTTCATTGTGGTGGCGACGCAGAACCCGATCGAACAGGAAGGCACTTATCCGCTGCCGGAAGCGCAGATGGACCGTTTTCTGATGAAAGTCCTGCTGGATTACCCCAGCGCCGCAAACGAAAGCCAGGTGCTGCGCCTGCTGCGTAACGAAGAGTTCAGCCAGGGGGCGAACACCGCGCCCGCCAAGGGCTTCAGCCTCGCGCAGGAAGTGATTTTTGCCGCGCGCAAGGAGGTCAGCGCAGTGCATGTCTCGCCGGCCATCGACACCTACCTGATCGACCTGATCAACGCCACCCGCCACCCCACCGACTACGACGAAGACCTCGCTCGCTGGATCGCCATCGGTGCCAGCCCTCGCGGCGGTATCGGCCTGGACCGCTGCGCCCGCGCCGATGCGTGGTTGCAGGGGCAGGACTTCGTTTCGCCGGACAACGTGCGCGCGGTGGTGCACCCGGTGCTGCGCCATCGCCTGCAACTGAGCTACGACGCGGTGGCTGATGGCGTGACAGCAGATCAAGTGCTGGACCGGATCCTCGACAAAGTGGCGATTCCTGCCTGA
- a CDS encoding DUF58 domain-containing protein has translation MQSSDGLVYVSLAQLMALEFKARDLSFLARQPQGSILAGNHASRLRGRGLNFDELRRYQPGDDLRHLDWRASLRTGKPVVRTFTEERDRPALIVVDQRMSMFFGSQRSFKSALAAELAALTAWMVFNAGDRVGGLVFNDQRIDSIAPLRSRKRVEALLSRVVEHNQALNAANPDAEDEDQLDKALQRCLALAGHDHLICIVSDFAGAGERTLQLMRQLSAHNDVIALQVYDPLALKLPSDGRLLVTQGQLQVELAVEKRSVHQPLGDYLGGRLKDVATLLRRSQVPLMMFSTAEEAHQQLRAELGKSAGARR, from the coding sequence ATGCAGAGCAGCGACGGGCTGGTCTATGTCTCTCTGGCGCAATTGATGGCGCTGGAGTTCAAGGCCCGTGACCTGAGCTTTCTGGCGCGCCAGCCGCAGGGCAGTATCCTCGCCGGCAACCATGCCTCGCGCCTGCGCGGGCGCGGCCTGAACTTCGACGAGCTACGCCGCTATCAGCCCGGTGACGACCTGCGTCACCTCGACTGGCGTGCCTCGCTGCGCACCGGCAAACCGGTGGTGCGCACCTTTACCGAAGAGCGTGATCGCCCGGCACTGATCGTCGTTGATCAGCGCATGTCGATGTTCTTCGGCTCGCAGCGCAGCTTCAAATCTGCGCTGGCGGCTGAGCTCGCGGCGCTGACGGCATGGATGGTGTTCAACGCCGGTGACCGGGTCGGCGGGCTGGTGTTCAACGATCAGCGTATCGACAGCATCGCGCCGTTGCGCAGCCGCAAACGGGTTGAAGCGCTGCTCAGTCGCGTCGTCGAACACAATCAGGCACTGAACGCCGCCAACCCCGATGCCGAAGACGAAGACCAACTGGACAAAGCCTTGCAGCGCTGCCTGGCGCTGGCCGGGCATGACCATTTGATCTGCATCGTCAGCGACTTTGCCGGGGCTGGCGAGCGCACCTTGCAACTGATGCGACAACTGTCGGCGCACAACGACGTGATCGCCTTGCAAGTCTACGATCCGCTGGCCTTGAAGCTACCCAGCGATGGCCGGCTGCTGGTCACCCAGGGTCAGTTGCAAGTGGAACTGGCGGTCGAGAAACGCAGCGTGCATCAACCACTGGGCGATTACCTCGGCGGCCGCCTCAAGGACGTCGCCACTCTGCTGCGCCGCAGTCAGGTGCCGCTGATGATGTTCAGCACCGCTGAAGAAGCCCATCAGCAACTGCGCGCCGAGCTTGGTAAAAGTGCCGGGGCACGACGGTGA
- a CDS encoding DUF4381 domain-containing protein — MNPNIPSIDQLQELGLPAPVSYAPQTWGWWVLLAILLLSALLIGLRRYRQWRRDQYRREALQRLAQLRGRSDDLSALRELPELLKRVALSIPAHSRHWNTTNVGVSLLAIASSHSTSASTDRALSRAGSLLQGPAALGRDDWQAFLQQHCKTRLPADFSEQLAQLAYAPDATLRALPAEQRQALFDTCQHWVEQHHVAA; from the coding sequence GTGAATCCGAATATTCCGAGCATCGACCAGCTCCAGGAGCTGGGCCTGCCTGCGCCCGTCAGTTATGCGCCGCAGACCTGGGGCTGGTGGGTGTTGCTGGCGATACTGTTGTTGAGCGCGTTGCTGATTGGCCTGCGCCGCTATCGGCAATGGCGACGGGATCAGTATCGGCGTGAGGCGCTACAGCGCCTGGCACAATTGCGCGGGCGAAGTGATGACCTCAGCGCCCTGCGCGAATTGCCGGAGCTGTTAAAACGCGTAGCCCTCTCAATACCCGCACATTCCCGGCACTGGAACACAACCAATGTAGGAGTGAGCCTGCTCGCGATAGCGTCATCACATTCAACCTCTGCATCGACTGACAGAGCGCTATCGCGAGCAGGCTCACTCCTACAGGGGCCCGCGGCGCTTGGGAGAGACGACTGGCAAGCCTTCCTGCAGCAGCACTGCAAAACCAGGCTGCCCGCCGATTTCAGCGAACAACTCGCACAACTCGCCTACGCCCCCGACGCCACCCTGCGCGCCCTCCCCGCCGAACAACGCCAGGCGTTGTTCGACACCTGCCAGCACTGGGTGGAGCAGCACCATGTGGCAGCTTGA
- a CDS encoding VWA domain-containing protein, which produces MWQLDYPWLLLLLPLPWLAYRYLPAYNEARSAVRVPFFAAMSRAVGQTPSNVGNRRNRWQLLLNLLIWALILLAAARPVFVEKPIERQQPVRDLMLAIDISQSMETEDFTNAGGEKINRLAAVKQVVQGFIDKRKDDRIGLIVFGSGAYPQAPLTLDHASLSLLLADTGIGMAGPNTAIGDAIGLSLKLLDQAHEQEKVLILLTDGNDTSSAITPDHAAEMAANKGVVIHTIGIGDPTASGEAKVNLQALEQIAQTTGGQFFRAEDRSALDQVYSTLDRLTPHQVKTLSHQPQRELFYWPLSAALVLLTLYHLGALLRPRLSLVRQRQEA; this is translated from the coding sequence ATGTGGCAGCTTGATTACCCGTGGCTGTTGCTGCTGTTGCCGCTGCCCTGGCTGGCTTACCGCTACCTGCCTGCCTACAACGAAGCGCGCAGCGCCGTGCGCGTACCGTTTTTTGCTGCCATGAGCCGCGCGGTCGGGCAAACACCGAGCAACGTCGGCAATCGGCGCAATCGCTGGCAACTGCTGTTGAATCTGCTGATCTGGGCGCTGATCCTGTTGGCCGCCGCGCGCCCGGTATTCGTCGAAAAACCCATCGAGCGCCAACAACCGGTGCGCGACCTGATGCTCGCCATCGATATCTCACAATCGATGGAAACCGAAGACTTCACCAACGCCGGCGGCGAGAAGATCAATCGCCTGGCGGCCGTCAAACAGGTGGTGCAAGGCTTCATCGACAAGCGCAAGGACGATCGCATCGGCCTGATCGTGTTCGGCAGCGGTGCCTATCCGCAAGCGCCGCTGACCCTCGATCACGCCAGCCTGTCGCTGTTGCTGGCCGACACTGGTATCGGCATGGCCGGGCCCAACACCGCCATCGGAGACGCGATCGGCTTGAGCCTGAAGCTGCTGGACCAGGCCCACGAGCAGGAAAAGGTGCTGATCCTGCTCACCGACGGCAACGACACCAGCAGCGCGATCACCCCGGACCATGCCGCCGAAATGGCCGCCAACAAAGGTGTGGTGATCCACACCATCGGCATCGGCGATCCGACCGCCTCGGGCGAGGCGAAGGTCAATCTGCAAGCTCTGGAACAAATCGCTCAGACCACCGGCGGGCAGTTTTTCCGGGCCGAAGACCGCAGTGCGCTGGATCAGGTCTACAGCACCCTCGACCGCCTCACCCCGCATCAGGTGAAAACCCTCAGCCACCAGCCGCAGCGCGAGTTGTTCTACTGGCCGCTGAGCGCCGCCCTGGTTCTGCTGACCCTGTATCACCTCGGCGCGCTGCTGCGTCCTCGGCTATCACTCGTCCGCCAGCGGCAGGAGGCCTGA
- a CDS encoding VWA domain-containing protein: MDINLSDLHFLRPLWLLLALFAALLPLIWRRSRDLQRRLRGNIAEHLLPHLLVTPQDHQRLRPVHWLCTLLILGAIAAAGPTWEQDRPDFLENRAPLIVAVDLSPSMDAADVQPTRLEAAKHKLHELIQRRAGAHTALIAYAGSAHLVLPPTDDPALLDSFIQALGTGLIDKPGKDVGAVIEQAKHLLSAEKTPSTLLLISDGADTAQLEGLDKQLRGSALQVLVLAVGNEDGGVIQGANGQPKIDSNGRPVLGSFDQAALKQLASAVDAPLGSLTLDDDDLDWIELHAQQHFQSASAEQQELHWKDAGYWLCWPLLLLALVGVRKGWSVNWVPALLLAAGLGWPAAPAQANALTDAFFTRDQQGRWAFEHEHWPQAAALFVDPYWKGVAAYHASDYDLALATFARLDTPQAYFYLGNIYVRRFKFVQAIAAYTQALKLQPQFPEATANLALAQALLKDTDSAEKNAPETKPDEVKFDKAPGKGQSKKVETEQAASDALWLQNLNTSPAKFLKQKFSLQDQAGGKP, encoded by the coding sequence ATGGACATCAACCTCAGTGACCTGCATTTCCTGCGTCCGCTGTGGCTGTTGCTGGCATTGTTTGCGGCACTGCTGCCGCTGATCTGGCGCCGCAGCCGCGACCTGCAGCGGCGGCTGCGCGGCAACATCGCCGAGCATCTGCTACCGCACCTGTTGGTCACTCCGCAGGATCACCAGCGCCTGCGTCCGGTGCATTGGCTGTGTACGCTGCTGATACTCGGCGCCATCGCCGCCGCCGGGCCGACCTGGGAGCAGGATCGCCCGGACTTCCTGGAGAACCGTGCGCCGCTGATTGTCGCCGTCGACTTGTCACCATCGATGGACGCCGCAGACGTGCAACCGACACGCCTGGAAGCGGCCAAACATAAGCTCCACGAGTTGATCCAGCGCCGCGCCGGTGCCCACACGGCGTTGATCGCCTACGCCGGGAGCGCGCATCTGGTGCTGCCGCCGACCGACGATCCGGCGCTGCTCGACAGCTTCATCCAGGCCTTGGGCACCGGGCTGATCGACAAACCGGGCAAGGACGTCGGCGCCGTCATCGAGCAAGCCAAACACCTGCTCAGCGCCGAGAAAACGCCCAGCACGCTGCTGCTGATCAGCGACGGCGCCGACACGGCGCAACTCGAGGGGCTCGACAAACAACTGCGCGGCAGCGCCTTGCAAGTGCTGGTGCTCGCGGTCGGCAACGAGGACGGCGGGGTCATTCAGGGCGCCAATGGCCAGCCGAAAATCGACAGCAACGGGCGCCCGGTGCTCGGCAGTTTCGATCAGGCGGCGCTCAAGCAATTGGCGTCCGCCGTCGACGCGCCGCTGGGCAGCCTGACCCTCGACGACGATGATCTGGACTGGATCGAATTGCACGCCCAACAGCACTTCCAGAGTGCCAGCGCCGAGCAGCAGGAACTGCACTGGAAAGACGCCGGTTACTGGCTGTGCTGGCCGCTGTTGCTGCTGGCACTGGTCGGCGTGCGCAAGGGCTGGAGCGTCAACTGGGTGCCGGCGCTGCTGTTGGCCGCAGGCCTTGGCTGGCCGGCCGCACCGGCGCAGGCCAACGCGCTGACCGATGCCTTCTTCACCCGCGATCAGCAAGGACGCTGGGCCTTCGAACATGAGCACTGGCCGCAAGCGGCGGCGCTGTTTGTCGATCCGTACTGGAAAGGTGTGGCGGCGTATCACGCGTCTGACTACGACCTTGCACTGGCGACCTTTGCCCGGCTGGACACGCCGCAGGCTTACTTTTATCTGGGCAACATCTACGTGCGGCGCTTCAAGTTCGTTCAGGCGATTGCCGCCTACACCCAGGCCTTGAAGCTGCAACCACAGTTCCCTGAAGCCACGGCCAATCTGGCGCTGGCGCAGGCCCTGCTCAAGGACACCGACAGCGCCGAGAAAAACGCCCCCGAGACCAAACCGGACGAAGTGAAATTCGACAAGGCACCGGGCAAGGGCCAAAGCAAAAAGGTCGAGACCGAACAAGCGGCGTCGGATGCGTTGTGGCTGCAGAACCTGAACACCTCGCCGGCGAAATTCCTCAAGCAGAAGTTCAGCTTGCAGGATCAGGCGGGAGGCAAGCCATGA
- a CDS encoding HAD family hydrolase, producing the protein MTNPPQHRQRFSLALWFALALPLLAQATEPLPSWNEGPAKSSIIEFVQAITDQSSKDFVKPAERIAVFDNDGTLWSEQPMYFELLFALDEVKRNAAQHPEWQTTQPFKAVLENDHKGLAAAGMDGLLKIVGATHTGMTTDAFDDHAKTWLSQARHPKTGKPYTEMIFQPMLEMLDYLRSQDFKTYIVSGGDTAFMRAFAEKVYGIPPEQVIGTTFVTAFQLKDGKASILRTPKLAHNDDGPGKPESIDAVIGKRPILAFGNSDGDLQMLQWTAAGPGKRLMGLVHHTDAKREWAYDRKSDIGRLDKALDEANSRGWTVVDMATQWRRIYPFDPPANEQVQ; encoded by the coding sequence ATGACGAACCCGCCACAGCACCGTCAACGCTTCAGTCTTGCGCTGTGGTTTGCGCTGGCATTGCCACTGCTGGCCCAGGCCACGGAACCCCTGCCGTCATGGAATGAGGGACCAGCAAAAAGCAGCATCATCGAGTTCGTGCAAGCGATCACCGACCAGAGCAGCAAGGACTTCGTCAAACCCGCCGAGCGCATTGCCGTTTTCGACAACGACGGCACCCTGTGGAGCGAGCAGCCGATGTATTTCGAGCTGCTGTTCGCCCTCGATGAAGTCAAACGCAACGCAGCGCAACACCCGGAATGGCAAACCACCCAGCCCTTCAAGGCGGTACTGGAAAACGACCACAAGGGGCTGGCCGCCGCCGGCATGGACGGTTTGCTGAAGATCGTCGGCGCGACCCACACCGGCATGACCACCGACGCTTTCGATGACCACGCCAAGACCTGGTTGAGTCAGGCGCGCCACCCGAAGACCGGCAAGCCCTACACCGAAATGATCTTTCAGCCGATGCTGGAAATGCTCGATTACCTGCGCAGCCAGGACTTCAAGACCTACATCGTTTCCGGTGGCGACACCGCGTTCATGCGCGCCTTTGCCGAGAAGGTCTACGGCATTCCGCCGGAACAGGTGATCGGCACCACGTTCGTCACCGCGTTCCAGCTCAAGGACGGCAAGGCCTCGATCCTGCGCACGCCGAAACTGGCGCACAACGACGACGGCCCAGGCAAACCGGAAAGTATCGATGCGGTGATCGGCAAACGGCCGATCCTCGCCTTCGGCAATTCCGACGGCGACCTGCAGATGCTGCAGTGGACCGCCGCCGGCCCGGGCAAGCGCTTGATGGGCCTGGTGCACCACACCGACGCCAAGCGCGAGTGGGCCTACGACCGCAAATCAGACATTGGCCGGCTCGACAAGGCCCTCGACGAAGCGAATTCCCGCGGCTGGACCGTGGTGGACATGGCGACCCAATGGCGCCGGATCTATCCGTTCGATCCACCGGCAAACGAGCAGGTGCAATAA
- a CDS encoding arylsulfatase, protein MTRIRKWLPKFALVATSVMALSATATAAEKPNILVIFGDDIGQTNISAYSMGVVGYKTPNIDRIAKEGMMFTDYYAENSCTAGRSSFITGQTPLRTGLSKVGAPGATVGLQKRDITIAQALKSQGYATGQFGKNHLGDKDEYLPTNHGFDEFFGNLYHLNAEEEPERPYWPKDDPDFVKAYSPRGVIHSFADGKIEDTGALTTKRMETIDDETTAAAQAFIEKQAKADKPFFVWMNTTRMHLFTHVRDSMKGQSGMPGNEYADGMLEHDGDVGKLLKTLDDLKIADNTIVVYTTDNGPNQFSWPDAATTPFRNEKNSNWEGAYRVPAMVRWPGKIKPGEVSNEMFSGLDWFPTLLAAAGDTDVTSKLLKGWAPTSGGNTFKVHLDGYNQLPYLTGQQPNGERKEFYYFNDDGMLVSMRFGNWKAVFAEQRAPGGFAVWSNPFTPLRVPKIFNLRMDPYERADVVSDQYYDWSTKNVYLVAVATTKAARFLQTFIEYPPSQKPASFSIDQIRAAVDARIAEKMKAAPSAQ, encoded by the coding sequence ATGACTCGCATACGCAAGTGGCTACCGAAATTCGCCCTGGTGGCAACCTCGGTGATGGCGCTGTCGGCAACCGCCACAGCGGCCGAAAAACCCAACATACTGGTGATCTTTGGCGATGACATCGGCCAGACCAACATCAGTGCCTATTCCATGGGCGTGGTGGGCTACAAGACCCCGAACATCGACCGGATTGCCAAAGAAGGCATGATGTTCACCGATTACTACGCCGAGAACAGCTGCACGGCGGGACGATCGTCGTTCATCACCGGGCAGACGCCGTTGCGTACAGGGCTGTCGAAAGTCGGCGCGCCGGGCGCTACTGTAGGCCTGCAAAAACGCGACATCACCATCGCTCAGGCTCTCAAATCGCAGGGTTACGCCACCGGGCAGTTTGGCAAAAACCACCTTGGGGACAAGGACGAATACCTGCCGACCAACCATGGCTTCGACGAATTCTTCGGCAACCTCTATCACCTCAACGCCGAAGAGGAGCCCGAACGCCCCTACTGGCCCAAGGATGACCCGGATTTCGTCAAGGCCTACTCTCCGCGTGGCGTCATTCACAGTTTTGCCGACGGCAAGATCGAAGACACCGGCGCCCTGACCACCAAGCGTATGGAAACCATCGACGACGAAACCACCGCGGCTGCGCAAGCGTTCATCGAAAAGCAGGCCAAGGCGGACAAACCATTCTTTGTCTGGATGAACACGACTCGCATGCACCTGTTCACCCACGTGCGTGATTCGATGAAAGGCCAAAGCGGCATGCCCGGCAACGAATACGCGGACGGCATGCTTGAACATGACGGCGACGTCGGCAAACTGCTGAAAACCCTCGACGACCTGAAAATCGCCGACAACACCATTGTTGTCTACACCACCGACAACGGCCCGAACCAGTTCTCCTGGCCGGACGCGGCGACCACCCCGTTCCGCAACGAGAAGAACTCCAATTGGGAAGGTGCGTACCGGGTCCCGGCGATGGTCCGCTGGCCGGGCAAGATCAAGCCAGGTGAGGTCTCCAACGAGATGTTCTCGGGCCTGGACTGGTTCCCGACGCTGCTGGCCGCTGCGGGCGATACCGACGTCACGAGCAAGCTGCTGAAGGGCTGGGCGCCGACCAGCGGCGGCAACACCTTCAAGGTGCATCTGGACGGTTACAACCAGTTGCCTTACCTGACTGGCCAGCAACCCAACGGTGAACGTAAGGAGTTCTACTACTTCAACGACGACGGCATGCTGGTTTCGATGCGCTTTGGCAACTGGAAAGCGGTATTCGCCGAGCAGCGTGCACCGGGTGGCTTCGCCGTATGGAGCAACCCGTTCACACCGTTGCGTGTGCCGAAAATATTCAACTTGAGAATGGACCCGTATGAGCGCGCCGACGTGGTCTCGGATCAGTACTATGACTGGTCGACCAAGAACGTTTATCTCGTCGCGGTAGCAACGACGAAGGCCGCGCGTTTCCTCCAGACCTTCATCGAGTACCCGCCCAGCCAGAAACCGGCGAGCTTCAGCATCGACCAGATCCGTGCTGCGGTTGACGCCAGGATTGCCGAGAAAATGAAAGCGGCACCATCTGCACAGTAA